The Amblyomma americanum isolate KBUSLIRL-KWMA chromosome 6, ASM5285725v1, whole genome shotgun sequence genome has a window encoding:
- the LOC144095212 gene encoding transmembrane protease serine 9-like encodes MWAALLLLVATTATAGADSSSRDEATCGISKDAQSRIVGGSKAREGEVPWQVSLQRNGYPFCGGSIIEPTIVLTAAHCVRRFPNGFTVVAGIVNLGKRTSHYQRRNVSSIRRHPKFGTDGANNDIALLKLAEPFDFKGSDGYVAPVCLPDPKHRMEGSITVSGWGKTRETGKTTQDLYVVTVPVGSDLFCTYQYGQLITLSSLYDRRSMFCARALLGGRGSCKGDSGGPATQLDKGVAVVVGIVSFGRGCARARYAGVYTKVSYYVDWIRDNSKNGPGSLIHVTLFRATVTYLRDWPDDFRSRHAGAAHQKRTTGSSDMAALCGQVLTMSTFLVLLSLAGGEECGASHANINLLQVASERIVGGREALYKEFPWQVSLRLGRRHLCGGALISPRWVLTAAHCLKNRDASGFSVDAGVHKLSLDNAQKQVRQGIEKFDHKGFRFRTFRNDIGLLKVDKPFDFAGSEGYIGAACLPPKDFKIKDDIVIAGWGTTRESGFTSDVLQTVSVPTVGDGTCYYRYFSFWSLFFGGNIHYDSMFCAGERRGGKDSCQGDSGGPAVQYIDGRATLVGVVSWGEGCARAGKPGVYTEVPYFLDWIRTQMDSSPDDDISSTNAPARTSRNDDTTLSESGPAEPRTTLE; translated from the exons ATGTGGGCTGCGCTGCTGCTCCTCGTCGCCACCACCGCCACCGCCGGCGCGGATTCGTCGAGCAGAGATGAAG CCACATGCGGAATTTCCAAAGACGCTCAGTCCAGGATTGTGGGCGGCTCGAAAGCCAGAGAAGGTGAAGTTCCCTGGCAG GTATCTCTACAGAGGAATGGATACCCCTTTTGCGGTGGTTCAATAATTGAACCTACTATAGTTCTGACCGCGGCACACTGCGTTCGCCG GTTCCCAAATGGCTTCACCGTCGTGGCTGGCATTGTGAATCTTGGGAAAAGAACCAGCCACTACCAACGTCGAAAT GTGTCGAGCATTCGGCGGCATCCGAAGTTCGGCACTGACGGAGCCAACAACGACATTGCACTGCTGAAACTGGCGGAGCCTTTCGACTTCAAGGGCTCCGACGGCTACGTAGCCCCTGTGTGCTTGCCAGACCCGAAGCATCGCATGGAAGGCAGCATCACGGTTTCAGGCTGGGGTAAAACACGCGAAA CCGGAAAGACTACGCAGGACTTGTACGTTGTGACCGTTCCGGTGGGAAGCGACCTCTTCTGCACGTACCAGTACGGCCAGCTCATCACGCTCAGCTCCCTGTACGACCGAAGAAGCATGTTTTGCGCCAGGGCACTGCTCGGAGGGCGAGGTTCCTGCAAG GGCGACTCCGGAGGTCCTGCGACACAGCTGGACAAAGGCGTGGCCGTCGTCGTGGGCATCGTGTCTTTCGGCCGCGGCTGCGCCAGAGCGCGCTATGCTGGCGTGTACACCAAGGTTTCGTACTACGTCGACTGGATACGGGACAACTCCAAGAA TGGCCCAGGATCGCTTATTCATGTGACCCTGTTCAGAGCGACAGTCACCTATTTAAGGGATTGGCCGGATGACTTTCGCTCTCGACACGCTGGTGCCGCCCACCAGAAAAGAACCACCGGCTCAAGTGACATGGCGGCTCTCTGCGGACAGGTGCTCACGATGTCCACGTTTCTGGTTTTATTATCCTTGGCAG GTGGCGAAGAATGCGGTGCGAGTCATGCTAACATCAACTTACTACAAGTGGCGTCGGAAAGAATTGTGGGAGGACGTGAGGCCCTCTACAAGGAGTTCCCGTGGCAG GTTTCTCTTCGGCTGGGCAGGCGTCACTTGTGTGGCGGAGCCCTGATATCCCCTCGCTGGGTGCTCACCGCTGCGCACTGCCTTAAGAA TCGAGATGCCAGCGGCTTCAGCGTTGACGCCGGCGTTCACAAGCTCAGCCTTGACAATGCTCAAAAGCAAGTGAGACAG GGTATCGAGAAATTCGACCACAAGGGCTTCCGCTTTCGGACGTTCCGGAACGACATCGGCCTCCTGAAGGTCGACAAACCCTTTGACTTTGCCGGCTCTGAAGGATACATTGGCGCGGCCTGCCTTCCTCCCAAGGACTTCAAGATCAAGGACGACATTGTCATTGCTGGCTGGGGAACTACTAGAGAAA GCGGCTTCACTTCGGACGTGCTCCAGACGGTGTCCGTGCCCACGGTTGGGGATGGCACGTGCTACTACCGGTACTTCTCCTTCTGGTCCTTGTTCTTCGGCGGCAACATCCACTACGACAGCATGTTCTGTGCCGGCGAGAGGCGTGGAGGCAAGGACTCCTGCCAG GGCGACTCGGGAGGACCAGCGGTGCAGTACATTGACGGCCGCGCCACCTTGGTCGGCGTCGTGTCCTGGGGCGAAGGGTGCGCCCGCGCCGGAAAGCCCGGCGTCTACACCGAGGTGCCTTACTTCCTCGACTGGATCCGCACTCAGATGGACTCATCCCCGGACGACGACATTAGCAGCACGAACGCTCCGGCGCGGACGAGCAGGAACGATGACACAACGTTGAGCGAATCAGGACCGGCTGAGCCCAGAACGACGTTGGAGTAA